A single genomic interval of Saccharospirillum mangrovi harbors:
- a CDS encoding response regulator: protein MKRYGFLVLWLLAFLVLLIWLCALVVNISREIHRFDVQLRDERPWHISRLQVEMERMRGSLDLYLAAPTEEHRERATLHSEIFWSRATLLTEGRTGESTQNVDPELYARVSAMIRYMEMHQAEVDRMSIDDAEAFRSQLQKWIDGFLFRTIRLYEDGYVEAVHRSQTVQSTYHSIRDVLILLGTLGTLAMLAMLIALLRTRRLRLQAERNRQMQANFLARMSHEIRTPLNGIIGSIQLLEQAKDDSEFDNLIDTLHQASDALLAQINDILDYSRLESGQHKVDIVRFDLIELIAHSVAVFVPQAKAKNLALSFQHSQDDSLWVRGDDAKIRQILLNLIGNAVKFTDSGSILVSLKVRDEGDDQLWVVLGVRDSGVGIATDESEHLFQPFNQAHSRLQKQNGGSGLGLAISRQLAELMGGYLELESQLGRGSEFRICLPMRRAPATVKTADQKPKLYGDHRLHGRVLVAEDNTINQVIARRMLEKLGAEVDIANNGQQAYEMAKAGQYDLVLMDVQMPEMDGLEVSRKLRAKGYRTPIIALTANATLEARQECLQAGMVDFLSKPFRLRNLDCVVSPYLSATSVDPDADETSP, encoded by the coding sequence ATGAAACGCTATGGATTCCTTGTGCTTTGGCTACTGGCGTTTCTGGTTCTGCTGATCTGGCTGTGCGCCCTGGTGGTGAACATTTCCCGCGAGATTCATCGCTTCGATGTCCAACTGCGCGACGAACGCCCCTGGCACATCTCCCGCCTGCAAGTGGAGATGGAACGCATGCGCGGCTCGCTCGATTTGTATCTGGCGGCGCCCACCGAAGAACACCGCGAACGCGCCACGCTGCACAGCGAAATTTTCTGGAGCCGCGCCACACTGCTGACTGAAGGTCGCACTGGCGAGTCCACCCAAAACGTCGACCCTGAACTGTACGCCCGCGTCAGCGCCATGATCCGCTATATGGAAATGCACCAGGCCGAGGTTGACCGCATGTCGATCGACGACGCCGAAGCCTTCCGCAGCCAATTGCAAAAATGGATCGACGGCTTCCTGTTCCGCACCATCCGCTTGTACGAAGACGGCTACGTTGAAGCCGTGCACCGCAGCCAGACGGTGCAATCGACCTACCACAGCATTCGCGATGTTCTGATTTTGCTCGGCACGCTCGGCACCCTGGCAATGCTCGCCATGTTGATCGCCTTATTGCGCACGCGCCGGTTGCGCTTGCAGGCCGAACGCAACCGACAAATGCAGGCGAATTTTCTGGCGCGCATGAGCCACGAAATTCGCACCCCGCTGAACGGCATCATCGGTTCCATTCAATTGCTTGAGCAGGCCAAAGACGATTCTGAATTCGACAATCTGATCGACACTCTGCATCAGGCATCCGATGCCTTGCTGGCGCAAATCAACGACATTCTCGATTACAGCCGGTTGGAATCCGGCCAGCACAAAGTCGACATCGTGCGTTTCGATCTGATCGAGTTAATTGCGCATTCCGTGGCCGTGTTCGTGCCGCAGGCCAAGGCCAAAAACCTGGCGCTGAGTTTTCAACACAGCCAGGACGACAGCCTGTGGGTGCGCGGCGATGACGCCAAAATCCGCCAGATTCTGCTCAACCTGATCGGCAACGCCGTCAAGTTCACCGACAGCGGCAGTATTCTGGTCAGCCTGAAAGTACGCGACGAAGGCGACGATCAACTCTGGGTGGTGTTGGGCGTACGCGACAGCGGCGTCGGCATCGCCACCGACGAAAGCGAGCATCTGTTCCAGCCGTTCAATCAAGCCCACAGCCGGTTGCAAAAACAGAACGGCGGCAGCGGTTTGGGGCTGGCGATCAGTCGTCAACTGGCGGAGTTAATGGGCGGTTATCTGGAACTGGAAAGTCAGTTGGGTCGCGGCAGCGAGTTTCGCATTTGCCTGCCGATGCGGCGGGCACCGGCGACGGTAAAAACCGCCGACCAGAAACCCAAACTGTACGGCGATCATCGTTTGCACGGCCGGGTGTTAGTGGCCGAAGACAACACCATCAATCAGGTGATTGCGCGGCGCATGCTGGAAAAACTCGGCGCCGAGGTAGACATCGCCAACAACGGCCAGCAAGCCTACGAGATGGCAAAAGCCGGCCAGTACGATCTGGTATTAATGGATGTGCAAATGCCGGAAATGGACGGTCTGGAAGTCTCGCGCAAACTGCGCGCCAAAGGCTACCGCACGCCAATCATCGCGCTGACCGCCAACGCCACCTTGGAAGCGCGCCAGGAATGCCTGCAGGCCGGCATGGTCGACTTCCTATCCAAACCCTTCCGGCTGCGCAACCTTGATTGCGTGGTGTCGCCTTACCTGAGCGCGACTAGCGTCGATCCAGACGCTGACGAAACGTCTCCATAA
- a CDS encoding molybdopterin-dependent oxidoreductase, with protein sequence MERLFQRLAHHGIRLGLASACLAGTVSAYDLEVVTDHGSVHYSQSDILALDPSSLDTETPWTDGSLHFEGASLAAVLADAGVDADQLLAKALNDYTVVIPVQTAIDEGAFVAVRIDGDWMRVRDKGPFWIVFPWSDRPDLLDRDVRSWSIWQLQHLGPVE encoded by the coding sequence TTGGAACGGCTTTTTCAACGCCTTGCCCACCACGGAATCCGCCTTGGACTGGCTTCGGCGTGCCTGGCAGGCACCGTCTCGGCTTACGATCTGGAAGTGGTCACCGACCACGGCAGTGTTCACTACAGCCAAAGCGACATCCTGGCGCTCGACCCAAGCAGCCTCGACACCGAAACCCCCTGGACCGATGGTTCGCTGCATTTTGAAGGCGCAAGCCTGGCCGCGGTGCTCGCCGATGCCGGGGTTGATGCCGACCAATTGCTGGCCAAAGCCCTGAACGACTACACCGTGGTGATTCCGGTACAAACCGCCATCGACGAAGGCGCTTTTGTTGCCGTCCGCATCGATGGCGACTGGATGCGGGTGCGCGATAAAGGCCCGTTCTGGATCGTCTTTCCCTGGTCCGATCGGCCTGATCTGCTGGACCGCGACGTGCGTTCCTGGTCCATCTGGCAATTGCAGCATCTAGGCCCCGTGGAGTAG
- a CDS encoding DNA-deoxyinosine glycosylase has translation MPTIHSFDPIEPASAKVLILGSMPGKASLRAQRYYAHPRNAFWPIMARLLGFAAELPYEQRVAAVQAAGVGLWDVLAACTRESSLDSDIIESSIVPNDFPAWFERHPHTKAVFCNGTKAYDSYRKHVIPRLAPSFAALPLTRLPSTSPAHASLTANAKFDTWSVVNNYLIG, from the coding sequence ATGCCCACCATCCACAGCTTCGATCCCATCGAACCGGCCAGCGCCAAAGTGCTGATTCTCGGCTCAATGCCCGGTAAGGCGTCGCTACGGGCGCAGCGCTATTACGCCCATCCGCGCAATGCGTTCTGGCCGATCATGGCGCGTTTGTTGGGGTTTGCGGCGGAGTTGCCGTACGAGCAACGGGTAGCGGCGGTGCAGGCGGCCGGTGTCGGCCTTTGGGATGTGTTGGCAGCCTGCACACGCGAATCGAGCCTGGATTCGGACATCATCGAATCCTCCATTGTGCCCAACGACTTTCCGGCCTGGTTCGAACGTCACCCGCATACCAAGGCAGTTTTCTGCAACGGCACCAAGGCGTATGACAGCTATCGCAAGCACGTGATTCCGCGTTTGGCGCCGTCGTTTGCGGCCTTGCCGCTGACCCGACTGCCATCTACCAGCCCGGCCCACGCCAGCCTGACAGCAAACGCGAAATTTGATACATGGTCGGTGGTAAATAATTATTTAATCGGGTAA
- a CDS encoding carboxypeptidase M32, translating to MSYASLEKTFHRLAQLEHAQAMLGWDQAVMMPPGGNAARGKAMAELSVMGSEILQDPALADAFAAASNETNLTEWQRANLREMTVQWKQALAIPKELVEAQAIASNECEHAWRTLRPANNWADFEPLLQTVFDLARESAQALNAALATERGYANDYDALIDLYDPGSSMARIDPVFDELKATLPALLQNILERQNSRPAPKLPIGPFPIEKQDALARELMGKLGFDFNAGRLDQTAHPFSGGVPEDARITTRYDVNNVIEGLMGVIHETGHARYEMGRPKDWLSQPVGRAMGMGVHESQSLFFEMQLGRSRPFIEALAPLLRKHLGNDPAFDADNLHALYTQVKPGLIRVNADEVTYPMHVILRYELERDITLGRAQVSDIPERWNEAMETYLGLDTRGNYKDGPMQDIHWPSGAVGYFPSYTLGAMNAAQLYQSMIKQIPGAADGVGDWALQPIFNWLSENVWSQGRFMGYDDLLQSATGETLNSSYFLGHLKARYMV from the coding sequence ATGTCCTACGCCAGCCTCGAAAAAACCTTCCATCGTCTTGCTCAACTGGAACACGCCCAAGCCATGCTCGGCTGGGACCAGGCGGTGATGATGCCGCCCGGTGGTAACGCCGCGCGCGGCAAAGCCATGGCCGAACTCAGTGTAATGGGCAGTGAGATTCTGCAAGACCCGGCGCTGGCCGATGCCTTCGCGGCCGCCAGCAACGAAACCAACTTAACCGAATGGCAACGCGCCAACCTGCGTGAAATGACGGTGCAATGGAAACAGGCGCTGGCAATTCCCAAAGAACTGGTCGAAGCCCAGGCCATCGCCAGCAACGAATGCGAACACGCCTGGCGAACGCTGCGCCCGGCCAACAACTGGGCCGACTTTGAACCGTTGTTGCAGACAGTGTTCGACCTGGCACGCGAATCGGCCCAGGCATTGAACGCCGCCTTAGCCACCGAACGCGGCTACGCCAACGACTACGATGCGCTGATCGACCTGTACGACCCCGGCAGCAGCATGGCCCGCATCGACCCGGTGTTCGACGAACTCAAAGCCACCTTGCCGGCTTTGTTGCAAAACATCCTCGAACGTCAGAACAGCCGCCCGGCACCCAAACTTCCGATCGGCCCGTTCCCGATTGAAAAACAGGACGCCCTGGCACGCGAACTGATGGGCAAACTCGGCTTCGATTTCAACGCCGGCCGGCTCGACCAGACCGCCCACCCGTTCAGCGGCGGCGTACCGGAAGACGCCCGCATCACCACCCGTTACGACGTCAACAACGTCATCGAAGGTCTGATGGGCGTGATCCACGAAACCGGCCACGCCCGCTATGAAATGGGTCGCCCCAAAGACTGGCTCAGCCAACCGGTCGGCCGCGCCATGGGCATGGGCGTGCACGAAAGCCAGAGTCTGTTTTTTGAAATGCAGCTCGGTCGTTCGCGCCCGTTTATCGAAGCGTTGGCACCGCTGTTGCGCAAACACCTGGGCAACGACCCTGCGTTCGATGCCGACAATCTGCACGCCTTATACACCCAGGTAAAACCTGGCCTGATTCGCGTCAACGCCGACGAAGTGACCTACCCCATGCACGTGATCCTGCGTTACGAACTCGAGCGTGACATCACCCTTGGCCGCGCCCAAGTCAGCGACATTCCCGAACGCTGGAATGAAGCCATGGAAACATACCTCGGCCTGGATACCCGCGGTAATTACAAAGACGGCCCGATGCAAGACATCCACTGGCCGTCTGGTGCCGTGGGTTATTTCCCGTCTTACACCCTGGGCGCGATGAACGCCGCGCAGTTGTATCAATCAATGATCAAACAGATTCCAGGCGCGGCTGATGGCGTAGGCGACTGGGCGTTACAGCCGATTTTTAATTGGCTGAGCGAGAACGTTTGGTCGCAGGGTCGGTTTATGGGGTATGACGACTTGCTGCAAAGCGCTACCGGCGAGACGTTGAATTCCAGCTATTTCCTGGGTCATCTGAAAGCGAGGTATATGGTTTGA
- a CDS encoding GNAT family N-acetyltransferase translates to MNASTNLDPVNDIQLRPAVMADKPALLALEQALVKAERPFNSWFIDGQIFYYDLDHFIQHDQTQLLVAEAGGEIIATGYLQIRTSKPSLRHDREGYLGFMYVTDAYRGKGVNKMIMHELMDWAKAQGVRDFYLDVYAQNQTAIRAYEKLGFEASLVNMKLSSG, encoded by the coding sequence TTGAACGCCAGTACAAACCTCGACCCGGTGAACGACATTCAGCTTCGCCCGGCGGTAATGGCGGATAAGCCGGCCTTGTTAGCACTGGAGCAGGCCCTGGTGAAAGCCGAGCGGCCGTTTAACTCATGGTTTATAGACGGCCAGATTTTCTATTACGACCTGGACCATTTCATTCAACACGACCAAACCCAACTGCTGGTCGCCGAAGCTGGTGGCGAAATTATCGCAACGGGATACCTGCAAATCCGTACATCTAAACCGTCACTGCGACATGATCGCGAAGGCTACCTGGGTTTTATGTACGTGACCGATGCGTACCGCGGTAAAGGCGTGAATAAAATGATCATGCACGAACTGATGGACTGGGCAAAAGCACAAGGCGTGCGCGACTTTTATCTGGATGTATACGCACAAAACCAAACGGCAATTCGCGCTTATGAAAAGCTGGGTTTTGAAGCGTCTTTGGTGAATATGAAGTTGTCATCCGGGTAA
- a CDS encoding GNAT family N-acetyltransferase, with product MAMIVREAKLSDAERLAELMPQLGYSIEPSVLADKISSFNNGYGDAVFVAELNNNIVGFISCHITNLLHQPGSSGRITSLLVDHEVRGNGIGKKLVATAEDFFTRRQCEKFEVTSGLERSDAHRFYQSLGYQANNLRFIKAVVVE from the coding sequence ATGGCGATGATTGTTCGTGAGGCAAAGCTCAGCGATGCAGAGCGACTGGCAGAACTAATGCCGCAACTGGGGTATTCCATAGAGCCTTCTGTATTGGCGGATAAGATTTCCAGCTTCAATAACGGCTATGGCGATGCCGTTTTTGTCGCCGAACTGAATAACAATATTGTCGGTTTTATTTCCTGCCATATTACAAATTTACTCCATCAACCGGGAAGCAGCGGCCGCATCACCAGTTTGCTGGTCGATCATGAGGTAAGAGGCAATGGCATTGGTAAAAAATTGGTCGCAACAGCGGAAGATTTTTTTACTCGTCGGCAGTGCGAGAAATTCGAAGTAACCAGTGGCTTGGAGCGTTCCGATGCTCACCGGTTCTATCAGTCGTTGGGTTATCAAGCGAATAATTTGCGCTTTATTAAGGCTGTAGTCGTTGAATAG
- a CDS encoding GNAT family N-acetyltransferase, with protein sequence MLVQYRKAQSADVDRLFFIRANTRDNPIPTEQLEPMGITPTSIRQGFEQEQLCGWVCLAGDVIVGFCNGDLNTGEVLVLALLPEFEGQGIGRQLLGHVVTELKQQGVNTIWLAADSNSEVRAHGFYRKLGWVPTGERLENGDEILILQS encoded by the coding sequence ATGTTAGTGCAATACCGAAAGGCTCAGAGCGCTGATGTAGACCGGCTATTTTTCATTCGTGCCAATACTCGCGATAACCCCATCCCCACCGAACAGTTAGAGCCGATGGGCATTACGCCAACATCAATACGCCAGGGTTTTGAGCAAGAACAACTGTGCGGTTGGGTTTGTCTGGCTGGCGATGTGATTGTGGGTTTTTGCAATGGTGACCTGAACACAGGCGAAGTCCTGGTATTGGCGCTGTTGCCAGAGTTCGAAGGCCAGGGCATAGGCCGACAGTTGTTGGGGCATGTTGTAACCGAACTCAAACAGCAGGGTGTGAATACCATTTGGCTCGCTGCGGATAGCAACTCAGAGGTACGGGCGCATGGTTTTTATCGCAAGCTGGGTTGGGTACCTACCGGAGAGCGGTTGGAGAACGGTGATGAGATTCTGATTTTGCAATCTTAG
- a CDS encoding type II toxin-antitoxin system Phd/YefM family antitoxin — translation MKVELVTNLKRQATKILADLHSSKEPVLITEHGQPSAYLVDVQDYELMQRRLALLDGLSRGERAAMEGRTLNQTEAREKMAKWLK, via the coding sequence ATGAAAGTCGAACTGGTCACCAACCTCAAACGCCAGGCCACCAAGATCCTGGCGGATCTCCATTCATCTAAAGAGCCGGTGTTGATCACTGAACATGGCCAGCCCTCCGCCTATCTGGTTGACGTTCAGGATTATGAATTGATGCAGCGCCGCTTGGCGCTTTTGGATGGATTATCTCGTGGCGAACGTGCCGCTATGGAAGGCCGCACACTGAACCAAACAGAAGCCAGGGAGAAAATGGCTAAATGGCTGAAATAG
- a CDS encoding type II toxin-antitoxin system RelE/ParE family toxin — MAEIVWTEPALQQLDDIAEYIALDKPNAAGQLVASVFEEVERLAGFPQSGRIPPELPGSVYREVVVPPCRVFYRIEATTVIILLVIREEQLFRRFMLDN; from the coding sequence ATGGCTGAAATAGTCTGGACGGAACCCGCGCTTCAACAATTGGACGACATCGCAGAATACATCGCACTGGATAAACCTAACGCGGCCGGCCAATTGGTTGCCTCAGTTTTTGAAGAAGTGGAACGCCTGGCAGGTTTCCCACAATCGGGCCGAATACCGCCCGAGCTGCCGGGTTCGGTATATAGGGAAGTGGTTGTGCCGCCTTGTCGTGTGTTTTATCGAATTGAAGCTACAACGGTTATTATTCTGTTGGTGATCAGGGAGGAGCAGTTATTTCGTCGATTCATGCTCGACAATTAG
- a CDS encoding DUF6500 family protein, which translates to MRPKLREKIIQVCDQKIAAKGDNVGLSFYAFFANKNDDPSLLMEAATWWIQTHQLDHFEKAVKVKTMVLAGK; encoded by the coding sequence ATGCGCCCAAAACTTCGCGAAAAAATCATCCAGGTTTGTGACCAAAAGATTGCCGCCAAAGGTGACAACGTTGGTTTATCGTTCTACGCCTTTTTCGCTAACAAAAATGACGATCCGAGCCTACTGATGGAAGCTGCTACCTGGTGGATTCAAACGCATCAATTGGATCATTTTGAGAAGGCGGTGAAGGTTAAAACGATGGTGTTAGCGGGAAAGTGA
- a CDS encoding DUF4440 domain-containing protein, with translation MYEAVIVYVIKNAWRGKMDLSEHLVALEKALLTFEVRHNEEKLEQLIAPEFREIGASGAYFGLTEILQRLPEEQNWTARVQDFECYSLGKGICQLVFKAFIKHHDSDSGTFSLRSSIWRQFGDDWKVVFHQGTLVPPFNLAD, from the coding sequence ATGTATGAAGCCGTTATAGTTTATGTGATTAAAAATGCATGGAGAGGCAAGATGGATCTAAGTGAACATCTGGTTGCGCTTGAGAAAGCCTTGCTGACTTTTGAAGTACGGCACAACGAAGAAAAGCTGGAACAGCTGATTGCACCTGAGTTTAGAGAAATAGGTGCGTCGGGTGCGTATTTCGGGCTCACTGAAATTTTGCAGCGTTTACCCGAAGAACAAAACTGGACCGCCAGAGTGCAAGATTTTGAATGTTATTCGCTGGGTAAGGGCATTTGTCAGCTGGTATTTAAAGCATTTATCAAGCATCACGATTCTGACTCAGGAACATTTTCCCTTCGAAGCAGCATTTGGCGGCAGTTTGGTGATGACTGGAAAGTGGTCTTTCATCAGGGCACTTTGGTGCCGCCATTCAACTTGGCAGATTAG
- the uvrD gene encoding DNA helicase II — translation MDLNALLDQLNPEQRQAVESDAQHLLVLAGAGSGKTRVLTHRIAWLIAAGLASPYSVLSVTFTNKAAREMRGRVEELLETPSTGLWLGTFHGLAHRLLKAHTAAAGLPENFQVMDSDDQLRLIKRVMTERGIPDDRVPPKQAQGYINRQKDEGIRAQHSHSNGDWFGDSLLQIYRDYEELCERSGLVDFGELLLRAHELWLNQPDILAHYQQRFTHLLVDEFQDINTIQYAWLRVLAGERLSLTIVGDDDQSIYGWRGAKVETIQTFEHDFPGTHIVRLEQNYRSTSTILDAANAVIARNPARLGKNLWTEGDKGDPIRLYAAFNEQDEARYLADEINRLMDSGTNATDIAVLYRSNAQSRVLEEALIHSQIPYRIYGGQRFYERLEIRNSVAYLRLVLNRQDDAAFERIHNVPTRGIGGKTVETIRIIARDQGSSLWEASANAIENKVLSTRAANALSDFMLLIADLEALISEQEELGKMVEKINDASGLIEHHEKEKGEKGRARIENLQELVTAAQSFAGDEDAETPMQLLAQFLGEASLDAGDRQADEFEDSVNLMTLHSAKGLEFEHVFLVGMEEGLFPHKMSMDDAGGLQEERRLAYVGITRARKNLTLTYAESRRLYGSEQFNSVSRFIKEIPAELMNEVRLRSSVSRPVSFGLQEDMAMEAGGFSLGQRVLHPMFGEGTLINAEGGGAQARVQVAFDDGSERWLMMQYAKLEVI, via the coding sequence ATGGACCTCAACGCCCTGCTCGACCAACTGAACCCCGAACAACGCCAGGCCGTAGAAAGCGACGCCCAGCACTTGCTGGTACTCGCCGGCGCCGGCAGTGGCAAAACGAGAGTGCTGACCCATCGCATCGCCTGGCTGATTGCCGCAGGTTTGGCATCGCCATACTCCGTACTGTCGGTCACCTTCACCAACAAAGCCGCACGCGAAATGCGCGGCCGGGTCGAAGAGCTGCTGGAAACACCCAGCACCGGCTTATGGCTGGGCACTTTTCACGGCCTGGCGCATCGACTGTTAAAAGCCCACACCGCCGCCGCTGGCTTGCCGGAAAACTTCCAGGTAATGGACAGCGACGATCAACTGCGGCTGATCAAACGCGTCATGACCGAACGCGGCATTCCCGACGACCGAGTGCCGCCCAAACAAGCCCAGGGCTACATCAACCGCCAGAAAGACGAAGGCATCCGCGCCCAACATTCACACAGCAACGGCGACTGGTTCGGCGATTCCCTGTTGCAGATCTACCGCGACTACGAAGAACTGTGCGAACGCTCCGGCCTGGTCGATTTCGGCGAACTGCTGCTGCGCGCCCACGAACTCTGGCTCAACCAACCCGACATCCTGGCGCACTACCAACAACGCTTTACCCACTTACTGGTCGACGAATTCCAGGACATCAACACCATCCAATACGCCTGGCTGCGCGTACTGGCCGGCGAACGTCTCAGCCTGACCATCGTCGGCGACGACGACCAATCCATTTACGGCTGGCGCGGCGCCAAAGTCGAAACCATCCAGACCTTCGAACACGACTTCCCCGGCACCCACATCGTGCGGCTGGAACAAAACTACCGCTCCACCTCGACCATTCTCGACGCCGCCAACGCCGTCATCGCCCGCAACCCGGCACGCCTGGGCAAAAACCTGTGGACCGAAGGCGACAAAGGCGACCCCATTCGCCTCTACGCCGCCTTCAACGAACAAGATGAAGCGCGTTACCTCGCCGACGAAATCAACCGCCTGATGGACAGCGGCACCAACGCCACCGACATCGCCGTGCTGTACCGCTCCAACGCCCAAAGCCGGGTACTGGAAGAAGCACTGATTCACAGCCAGATTCCGTACCGCATTTACGGCGGCCAGCGTTTCTACGAACGCCTGGAAATCCGCAACAGCGTCGCCTACCTGCGCCTGGTGCTGAACCGCCAGGACGACGCCGCCTTCGAACGCATTCACAACGTACCGACACGCGGCATCGGCGGCAAAACCGTCGAAACCATCCGCATCATCGCGCGCGACCAAGGCAGCTCCCTGTGGGAAGCCAGCGCCAACGCCATCGAAAACAAAGTGCTGTCCACACGCGCCGCCAACGCCCTAAGCGACTTCATGCTGTTAATCGCCGACCTTGAAGCCTTGATCAGCGAACAAGAAGAACTCGGCAAGATGGTCGAAAAAATCAACGACGCCTCCGGCCTGATCGAACACCACGAAAAAGAAAAAGGCGAAAAAGGCCGCGCCCGCATCGAAAACCTGCAAGAACTGGTCACCGCCGCCCAAAGTTTTGCCGGCGACGAAGACGCCGAAACCCCGATGCAACTACTGGCGCAATTTTTGGGCGAAGCCTCACTCGACGCCGGCGACCGCCAAGCCGACGAATTCGAAGACAGCGTAAACTTAATGACGCTGCACTCAGCCAAAGGTCTGGAATTCGAACACGTCTTTCTGGTCGGCATGGAAGAGGGCTTATTCCCACACAAAATGTCGATGGACGACGCCGGCGGCCTGCAAGAAGAACGCCGCCTCGCCTACGTCGGCATCACCCGCGCCCGCAAAAATCTGACGCTGACTTACGCCGAAAGCCGACGTTTATACGGCTCGGAACAATTCAACTCGGTGTCGCGCTTTATCAAAGAAATCCCAGCGGAACTAATGAACGAAGTGCGGCTGCGCTCATCGGTATCACGCCCGGTCAGTTTCGGCTTGCAAGAAGACATGGCGATGGAAGCCGGTGGCTTCAGTTTGGGCCAACGCGTGCTGCACCCGATGTTTGGTGAAGGCACTTTAATCAATGCCGAAGGCGGTGGCGCGCAAGCGCGGGTTCAGGTGGCGTTTGATGATGGCAGCGAGCGCTGGTTGATGATGCAGTATGCGAAGTTGGAAGTGATTTGA
- a CDS encoding helix-turn-helix domain-containing protein, whose product MKDRTSTDHKTQAADATAMAFAERLIIAVERAGGATAMSKQAGVSSSVLRKWRTGQSEPNRKHLLQLAEAAQVSVGWLAAGEGRMELNSWPRIAEKGSVYTLQSTDAIDHLPVEVYAKMVKPLHDLGKTPEERQAILTATLRLLGLLKMAGTIDIDHLDEADILPIIQVALLTNATSEDA is encoded by the coding sequence ATGAAAGATCGAACTTCGACTGATCACAAGACACAAGCAGCCGACGCCACGGCAATGGCATTTGCAGAGCGTCTGATCATAGCGGTCGAACGTGCCGGCGGCGCCACAGCCATGTCCAAACAAGCCGGCGTATCAAGCTCAGTGCTCCGTAAGTGGCGCACCGGCCAATCCGAACCTAATCGAAAACACCTGCTGCAACTGGCCGAAGCCGCACAGGTTTCCGTCGGCTGGTTGGCCGCCGGCGAAGGCCGCATGGAACTGAACAGCTGGCCGCGCATCGCCGAAAAGGGCAGCGTCTACACCCTGCAAAGCACCGACGCCATCGATCACCTGCCCGTCGAGGTCTACGCCAAAATGGTGAAACCGCTGCACGATCTGGGCAAAACCCCCGAAGAACGCCAAGCCATCCTGACCGCAACCTTGCGCCTGCTTGGCCTGCTGAAAATGGCCGGCACCATCGACATCGACCACCTCGACGAAGCCGACATCCTACCCATCATCCAAGTCGCGCTACTGACCAACGCCACCAGCGAAGATGCCTAG
- a CDS encoding helix-turn-helix domain-containing protein has translation MALGFCFMTTHCDAKKTSPEDWHRADIVAAVRKAGWSLRRLAKHHGYASPNTLTNALARHWPKGERIIAAAIGVAPEEIWPSRYADKNNTSGSNLRV, from the coding sequence ATGGCACTCGGCTTTTGTTTCATGACTACACACTGTGACGCTAAAAAAACCAGCCCTGAAGACTGGCATCGTGCAGACATCGTTGCTGCGGTGCGCAAGGCCGGCTGGAGCCTGCGCCGACTGGCGAAACATCATGGCTATGCCTCACCCAATACGCTGACCAACGCTCTGGCCAGGCACTGGCCGAAAGGTGAGCGTATTATTGCTGCCGCTATAGGCGTGGCGCCAGAGGAAATCTGGCCCAGCCGATACGCGGACAAGAATAACACCAGCGGTTCCAACCTCCGAGTCTAG